In one window of Patescibacteria group bacterium DNA:
- a CDS encoding ATP-binding protein — MKKRLLFHTLLDNLDHKNALVITGMRQVGKTTVLKQLFDEIHDYPKLWFDFDNPLDQKIFEDVDYNNIYQRLQRQAKATKKRLYIFLDEIQNYPTITKVIKYLIDHYQVKFIVTGSSSFYLKNLFPESLSGRKFLYELAPLSFQEILYFFDQIDLAELQSYTIELAVQPQHLEQFTTRQELYKDYLTYGGFPEVVLTSDYTVKQNILKNIFTSFFEKDLKLLSDYKDIRELRDLILLLAPRVGSLLDISRIANELNVDRKKIYYYLEFLQATFFLRLLPKFSQSVDRAVAGGKKVYLTDTGLLRLLGQVNEAQVFENTVVNQLAQYGEVSFYNKRNTAEIDVILNKKIAFEVKTTATTSDVKKLAVLSDNLGLAQYYLVSKNYVALASTVFGSAL; from the coding sequence ATGAAAAAACGCCTCTTATTTCATACATTATTAGATAATCTTGACCATAAGAATGCTTTGGTTATTACCGGTATGCGCCAAGTTGGCAAGACTACCGTACTTAAGCAATTATTCGATGAGATTCATGATTATCCAAAATTATGGTTTGATTTTGATAATCCATTGGATCAAAAAATATTTGAGGATGTTGATTACAATAATATTTATCAACGTTTACAGCGCCAAGCTAAAGCGACAAAAAAACGTTTGTACATTTTTTTAGATGAGATCCAAAATTATCCAACCATCACCAAAGTGATAAAATACCTCATTGATCATTACCAAGTAAAGTTTATTGTCACTGGTTCGTCTAGTTTTTATTTGAAAAACTTATTTCCAGAATCTCTCAGTGGGCGCAAGTTTTTATATGAGTTAGCACCGTTATCATTTCAGGAAATTTTGTATTTTTTCGATCAGATAGATCTAGCTGAGTTGCAATCTTATACTATAGAGTTAGCGGTACAACCACAACACCTTGAACAATTCACTACTCGGCAAGAGTTATATAAAGATTATTTAACCTATGGCGGTTTTCCGGAAGTGGTGTTGACATCAGATTATACAGTTAAACAAAATATATTAAAGAATATTTTTACTTCTTTTTTTGAAAAAGACTTAAAGTTATTATCTGATTATAAAGATATTCGTGAATTACGTGATCTAATTTTATTGTTAGCTCCACGGGTTGGCTCGTTATTAGACATATCTCGAATTGCCAACGAATTAAACGTCGATCGGAAAAAGATTTATTATTATCTGGAATTTTTACAAGCGACCTTTTTTTTACGGTTACTACCAAAATTTTCCCAGAGCGTGGATCGGGCAGTGGCTGGTGGGAAAAAAGTTTATCTCACCGATACTGGTTTACTGCGCCTGCTTGGTCAGGTCAACGAAGCACAAGTTTTTGAAAATACAGTTGTGAATCAACTGGCACAATATGGTGAGGTTAGTTTTTATAATAAACGTAATACGGCCGAGATCGATGTGATTTTAAATAAAAAGATTGCTTTTGAAGTAAAAACTACCGCCACGACATCGGATGTTAAGAAATTAGCTGTATTAAGTGATAATCTCGGGCTAGCGCAGTATTATCTGGTATCTAAAAATTATGTGGCACTTGCATCAACCGTATTTGGTTCAGCTTTATAG
- the gpmI gene encoding 2,3-bisphosphoglycerate-independent phosphoglycerate mutase encodes MPHALVILDGWGIAPKQKGNAITAAKTPNLDKLRQQFSYTELAASGRAVGLPDKQDGNSEAGHMNIGAGRIVLQEALLINRAISSGVFFKNPAFLEAVQHAKKNHSKLHLMGMLTSRMSAHAYPDHLEALLTFCKKKGISTYLHLFTDGRDAPPHEAVELLKNLQDHFLDGEVISTIMGRFYAMERNKRWEITEQAYDCLVLGRGEQAPSAEVAITRSYNRNESDEFIKPHVIDDKGLIADNDAVIFFNLRSDRARQITKCFVQGDDFNQKNPGAFQRKKVLHNLKFISMTDFGPDLDSIISAFPSADLSMTMPLALKSLRQLYIAESEKYAHVTYFLNGGSDHPLNGEIWEKIPSPHDPDYTKAPAMSATDMVDQVLLDIQEKKYDLYVINFANADMVGHSGNYAATVQAVAAIDEQIGRLWAALQAADTKSIMFITSDHGNAEEMLNLKTGEIDTEHSTNLVPFIVTIPHLKLQSGGNLSNILPTMLQVLSLPKPKEVTAEALC; translated from the coding sequence ATGCCACATGCTTTAGTGATACTAGATGGTTGGGGGATTGCACCAAAACAAAAAGGGAATGCCATCACCGCAGCAAAAACACCCAATTTGGATAAATTGCGTCAGCAGTTTTCGTATACAGAATTAGCCGCCAGCGGTCGAGCAGTGGGTTTGCCGGATAAACAAGATGGCAATTCAGAAGCCGGGCACATGAATATTGGCGCCGGTCGAATTGTGCTGCAAGAAGCCTTGTTGATTAATCGAGCCATTAGCTCCGGAGTGTTTTTCAAAAATCCAGCTTTTTTAGAAGCGGTGCAACATGCCAAGAAAAATCATTCTAAATTACATCTCATGGGTATGCTCACCAGCCGGATGAGTGCACACGCTTATCCAGATCATCTAGAAGCCTTACTGACGTTTTGTAAAAAAAAGGGGATATCGACTTATTTGCATCTTTTTACCGATGGGCGCGATGCTCCACCTCACGAAGCTGTTGAACTACTAAAAAATTTGCAGGATCATTTTCTAGATGGTGAGGTCATCTCAACCATTATGGGACGATTTTATGCGATGGAACGAAATAAACGCTGGGAGATTACCGAGCAAGCCTATGATTGTTTAGTATTAGGACGCGGTGAACAGGCTCCGTCAGCTGAGGTGGCGATTACTCGATCATACAATAGAAATGAATCAGACGAATTTATCAAGCCACACGTGATTGATGATAAAGGTCTGATTGCAGACAATGATGCGGTAATATTTTTTAATTTACGGTCCGATCGTGCGCGGCAAATTACTAAATGTTTTGTGCAGGGAGATGATTTTAATCAAAAAAATCCCGGAGCTTTTCAACGCAAAAAGGTGTTGCATAATCTCAAGTTCATTTCTATGACCGACTTTGGTCCAGATTTAGATAGTATCATCTCGGCCTTTCCATCAGCCGATTTATCCATGACTATGCCACTGGCTTTAAAATCATTACGACAACTATATATCGCCGAAAGTGAGAAATATGCTCACGTTACTTATTTCTTGAATGGTGGTAGCGATCATCCTTTAAATGGAGAAATTTGGGAAAAAATTCCATCACCACATGATCCTGATTATACTAAGGCACCAGCCATGAGTGCTACTGATATGGTTGATCAAGTTTTGTTAGACATTCAGGAAAAAAAATATGATCTCTATGTCATTAATTTTGCTAACGCTGATATGGTTGGTCACTCCGGAAATTACGCTGCCACCGTCCAAGCCGTAGCAGCAATTGATGAGCAAATTGGTCGCTTGTGGGCAGCGCTGCAAGCCGCTGATACAAAATCTATCATGTTTATTACCTCCGATCATGGTAATGCCGAAGAAATGTTGAATCTTAAAACTGGAGAAATAGATACTGAACATTCTACCAATTTAGTGCCATTCATTGTCACTATCCCGCATCTTAAGTTACAATCTGGTGGTAACTTATCTAATATTCTTCCGACCATGTTGCAAGTACTTTCCCTGCCAAAACCTAAAGAGGTAACAGCTGAGGCATTATGTTAG
- the gpmI gene encoding 2,3-bisphosphoglycerate-independent phosphoglycerate mutase produces the protein MLGQGWPIVLVIFDGFGIAAPSRGNAVTLAHMPHFNQFTREYPTLTVQASGEVVGLPWGEMGNSEVGHLNIGGGKVIYQSLPFINKAIFDGTFNTNEKFLEVIKHVKEKNSTLHLMGLVSDGGIHSTQNHLYALLELCQQQQVHKVAIHAFLDGRDTPRNGALHYIQTLQQRLQKLGFGYIASLAGRFWAMDRDNHWERIETAYNAIAEGKAKNTATDPAQAIEASYQRSVYDEEFEPTVIVGADGKPLATVNDNDAIIFFNFRADRARQMTKAFVLPGFNKFTQTKSYKTLPFVTMMEYEKNLPVKIAFVPDHIQEPVAKIVSDAGLLQLHIAETEKYAHVTFFLNGGREEAYPGEERVMIPSPRVSSYAEIPEMSAGGVRDAVIQGIRAGKYHYIVANFANADMVGHTGNLEATKKAIEFLDQCLADIVAVVLQTDATLVLTADHGNAEEMYDLQTGEIDKEHSTNPVPFMIIGNRWAPMKSAWPQIPMNDLSQLQPLGVLSDVAPTMLRLMGLPVPAEMSARSLIQ, from the coding sequence ATGTTAGGGCAAGGCTGGCCAATTGTTTTAGTAATATTTGATGGCTTTGGCATAGCGGCACCGTCGCGTGGTAATGCGGTGACCTTAGCGCACATGCCGCATTTTAATCAATTTACCAGAGAATATCCAACCCTTACTGTGCAAGCGTCAGGCGAGGTAGTGGGTTTGCCCTGGGGAGAAATGGGTAATTCAGAAGTTGGTCACTTAAATATTGGTGGCGGTAAAGTGATTTATCAAAGCCTGCCCTTTATTAATAAAGCCATTTTCGATGGGACGTTTAATACCAACGAAAAATTTTTAGAGGTAATCAAACATGTCAAAGAAAAAAATTCTACCTTACATTTAATGGGCTTAGTCAGTGACGGTGGTATTCACAGTACGCAAAATCATCTCTATGCCTTATTAGAATTATGTCAGCAACAGCAAGTACACAAAGTAGCCATTCATGCCTTCTTAGATGGTCGGGATACGCCGCGTAATGGTGCGCTACATTATATTCAAACCTTACAACAACGTTTGCAAAAGTTGGGGTTTGGTTACATCGCCAGTTTGGCTGGCAGGTTTTGGGCGATGGATCGGGATAATCATTGGGAGCGCATTGAGACAGCTTATAATGCTATCGCTGAGGGTAAAGCTAAAAACACGGCCACAGATCCGGCGCAGGCGATTGAAGCATCGTATCAACGGAGTGTTTATGATGAAGAATTTGAACCGACTGTGATAGTAGGAGCCGATGGTAAACCATTGGCGACGGTGAATGATAATGACGCCATCATTTTTTTCAACTTTCGAGCTGATCGAGCCCGGCAAATGACCAAAGCCTTTGTGTTGCCTGGCTTTAATAAATTTACGCAAACAAAAAGTTACAAAACATTGCCATTCGTGACCATGATGGAGTATGAAAAAAACTTGCCGGTAAAAATCGCCTTTGTGCCGGATCACATTCAAGAGCCAGTGGCGAAAATTGTGTCGGATGCCGGTTTGTTACAGCTGCATATTGCCGAAACGGAAAAGTATGCCCACGTCACTTTTTTCTTAAATGGTGGCAGAGAAGAGGCTTATCCGGGTGAAGAGCGCGTGATGATTCCATCGCCCCGCGTCTCGAGTTATGCGGAGATTCCTGAAATGAGTGCCGGCGGTGTACGTGACGCTGTGATTCAGGGAATTAGAGCTGGCAAGTATCATTATATTGTGGCGAACTTTGCCAATGCCGACATGGTGGGACACACCGGCAATTTGGAAGCCACTAAAAAAGCCATTGAATTTTTAGATCAGTGTTTGGCCGATATTGTTGCAGTGGTGTTACAAACCGATGCCACGTTGGTGTTAACTGCCGATCATGGTAACGCCGAAGAGATGTACGATTTACAAACCGGTGAAATCGACAAAGAACATTCCACCAACCCGGTACCATTTATGATTATCGGTAATCGTTGGGCACCAATGAAATCCGCTTGGCCACAAATACCCATGAACGATTTATCCCAACTACAACCGCTAGGCGTGCTATCCGATGTGGCTCCCACCATGTTACGTCTAATGGGTTTACCCGTCCCTGCCGAAATGTCAGCCAGAAGTTTGATTCAGTGA